The Amblyomma americanum isolate KBUSLIRL-KWMA chromosome 3, ASM5285725v1, whole genome shotgun sequence genome window below encodes:
- the LOC144124716 gene encoding cytochrome P450 2H2-like, with protein sequence MTMELALAAAIASVPLLVLAWLFCELRHRFETEKLRKIPEGKRLPPGPPGFPLMGDLTTLLGGLCPQRAFAWSRTYGPVIRVKAGCSENIILNDLDSIKAFLSHKDILFRSRTWIFSDAVDIGFARYGGQPWVDNRRFSVKALRNVGFGKTAMKEAIAEGCERLVHRIAQAQGQPIDMAELLLASASDNVGLFVFGRRYSFGNLEHSSLHEALREEFSASRDTSALDSLPAFATTLARWLPFTRAATLLVAVKDIQHFVSRHVPEHLETFRDGEDRDFMDAYLKKCCEPEASNSTYTMSSLVGNAGSIVLAGSNTVSAVLMRLLLLLADNADTVQARIHREIDAVVGGERQPTWEDRHLTPYTVATIWETHRWHPLLPFAVPRRAYQDVVIGEYFVPRDATVIANVWGVHHDPEYWDDPEKFDPTRFLNGDGSLAWEKAERIIPFSVGKRMCPAANFAAVEVYLCVSSILQKFIVLPKEGQKVDVNIKDSIMMRPGNHKLRCIPRVSLQCR encoded by the exons ATGACGATGGAGCTGGCGTTGGCTGCAGCCATTGCAAGCGTGCCGCTGTTGGTGCTGGCATGGCTGTTTTGTGAACTGCGCCACCGTTTTGAGACCGAAAAGCTACGGAAGATTCCAGAAGGGAAGAGGTTGCCTCCAGGACCGCCTGGTTTTCCTCTCATGGGGGACCTCACAACCCTTCTTGGTGGGTTGTGTCCCCAGAGGGCTTTCGCTTGGTCCCGAACTTACGGACCCGTGATAAG AGTCAAGGCTGGCTGTTCCGAAAACATAATACTCAACGACTTGGACTCCATCAAGGCATTCCTAAGCCACAAGGACATCCTGTTTCGTTCTCGAACCTGGATCTTCAGCGACGCAGTCGACATCG GTTTCGCAAGGTATGGAGGGCAGCCCTGGGTCGACAATCGCCGCTTCTCTGTCAAGGCGCTGCGCAACGTGGGGTTTGGCAAAACCGCCATGAAGGAGGCCATTGCT GAAGGATGTGAACGGCTCGTCCACCGGATCGCCCAGGCGCAAGGGCAGCCCATCGACATGGCCGAGCTTTTACTGGCTAGCGCGTCGGACAACGTCGGCCTGTTTGTCTTCGGACGCCGCTACTCGTTCGGCAACCTCGAACACAGCAGCCTGCATGAAGCCCTGCGCGAGGAGTTTTCGGCCAGCCGCGACACGAGCGCATTGGATTCGCTGCCCGCTTTCGCCACGACGCTCGCCAGGTGGCTGCCATTCACACGCGCGGCCACCCTGCTCGTGGCTGTCAAGGACATTCAGCATTTTGTGAG TCGCCATGTTCCCGAACACTTGGAAACGTTCCGAGACGGAGAAGATCGAGATTTTATGGATGCTTACCTGAAAAAGTGCTGCGAGCCAGAAGCCTCGAACTCGACCTACACAA TGTCCTCTCTTGTGGGCAACGCCGGGAGCATCGTGCTGGCCGGCTCAAACACGGTGTCCGCCGTGCTCAtgcggctgcttctgctgctggctGACAACGCAGACACCGTCCAGGCCCGCATCCATCGCGAGATCGACGCCGTGGTGGGCGGCGAGCGTCAGCCGACCTGGGAGGACCGCCACTTGACGCCGTATACGGTGGCCACCATATGGGAGACGCACCGCTGGCATCCGCTGTTGCCCTTCGCGGTGCCCAGACG TGCGTACCAAGACGTCGTCATAGGAGAGTATTTCGTCCCTCGAGACGCCACGGTCATTGCCAACGTTTGGGGCGTCCACCATGACCCGGAATACTGGGACGATCCGGAAAAGTTTGATCCAACCCGATTCTTAAACGGCGACGGCTCGCTGGCGTGGGAAAAGGCCGAAAGAATTATCCCGTTTTCTGTAG GAAAAAGGATGTGTCCCGCTGCAAACTTCGCTGCGGTTGAGGTCTACCTCTGCGTGTCATCCATTCTGCAGAAGTTCATTGTGCTGCCGAAAGAAGGGCAAAAGGTGGACGTCAACATCAAAGACAGCATCATGATGCGACCGGGCAATCATAAGCTCCGCTGTATCCCCAGAGTGTCTTTACAGTGCAGATAA
- the LOC144123866 gene encoding uncharacterized protein LOC144123866, whose amino-acid sequence MLLELRMGGDAFVDARAVPAPAQHIGTRENRKFRRCSFRFASKTSLFLAPRSAMYSLSVLIINSPVFSPCVLAPSSAVYSSSVLAPKSAAFAPSVLAPRPAVFSLSLLVSRSIVFSVSILVPRAAAFSPSVLATRSAKPSPFVLAPRSAMVSFSALAPRSAVFSPSVLAPRSAVFSLCALVSRSTVISVSILAPRSAMFSPFVLAPRSAKPSRYALAPRSTVLSFSALAPRSAVFPPSVLAPRSDVLSSFFLDPRSVILPPSVLAPRSAMFPPSVLAPRSAAFSPSVLTPMSAVFPPAVLVAWSAVFSPFVQAPRSAVFSLFVLVSRSSVFPLSFLALRSNVFRPDVFSLSVLVARSAVFSSSILAPMSVMFASFIMVTRSGVLSSSVLVSGGTVFSTFILAPRSAMFSPCILAPMSVVFLPKLWCQGHRRCAENGSKAHFMFKTKNSLVNSANWVSHDKYFRKPC is encoded by the coding sequence GGAGACGCATTTGTTGACGCAAGGGCTGTTCCGGCACCAGCGCAGCACATAGGCACCAGGGAGAACAGAAAGTTTCGCCGATGTTCATTTAGGTTCGCTTCTAAGACCTCCCTCTTTTTGGCCCCGAGGTCAGCCATGTATTCTCTATCCGTTCTGATCATAAATTCACCCGTGTTTTCTCCCTGTGTTCTGGCGCCAAGCTCAGCCGTGTATTCTTCATCCGTTCTGGCGCCCAAGTCAGCCGCGTTTGCTCCCTCCGTTCTGGCGCCGAGGCCAGctgtgttttctctctctcttctcgtgTCAAGGTCAATTGTGTTTTCTGTCTCCATTCTGGTGCCAAGGGCAGCCGCGTTTTCTCCCTCTGTGCTCGCTACAAGGTCAGCGAAGCCTTCTCCCTTCGTTCTGGCACCAAGGTCAGCCATGGTTTCTTTCTCTGCTCTGGCACCAAGGTCAGCCGTGTTTTCTCCCTCCGTTCTGGCGCCGAGGTCAGCTGTGTTTTCTCTCTGCGCTCTCGTGTCAAGGTCAACTGTGATTTCTGTCTCTATTCTGGCGCCAAGGTCAGCCATGTTTTCTCCCTTCGTTCTCGCCCCAAGGTCAGCGAAGCCTTCTCGCTACGCTCTGGCACCAAGGTCAACCGTGCTTTCTTTCTCTGCTCTGGCGCCAAGGTCAGCCGTGTTTCCTCCCTCCGTTCTGGCGCCAAGGTCAGACGTGTTGTCTTCCTTCTTTCTTGACCCAAGGTCAGTCATTCTTCCTCCCTCTGTTCTGGCGCCAAGGTCAGCCATGTTTCCTCCCTCCGTTCTCGCGCCAAGGTCAGCCGCGTTTTCTCCCTCCGTTCTTACCCCAATGTCAGCTGTGTTTCCTCCCGCCGTTCTCGTGGCATGGTCGGCCGTGTTTTCTCCCTTCGTTCAGGCGCCAAGGTCAGCCGTGTTTTCTCTCTTCGTTCTGGTGTCAAGGTCATCTGTGTTTCCTCTCTCTTTTCTCGCGCTAAGGTCGAACGTGTTTAGGCCAGACGTGTTTTCTCTCTCCGTTCTCGTGGCAAGGTCAGCCGTGTTTTCTTCCTCCATTCTAGCGCCGATGTCAGTCATGTTTGCTTCCTTCATTATGGTGACAAGGTCAGGCGTGCTTTCTTCCTCTGTTCTGGTGTCAGGGGGAACTGTGTTTTCTACCTTCATTCTAGCGCCAAGGTCAGCCATGTTTTCTCCCTGCATTCTGGCGCCGATGTCAGTGGTGTTTCTTCCTAAGTTATGGTGCCAAGGTCACCGCCGGTGCGCGGAGAACGGGAGCAAAGCGCATTTCATGTTTAAAACTAAAAATTCGCTAGTTAATTCAGCGAACTGGGTATCCCACGATAAATACTTCAGGAAGCCATGTTGA